From the genome of Scytonema hofmannii PCC 7110, one region includes:
- a CDS encoding XisI protein, which yields MDKTNQYRQIVKQVITQYSHLKPSHGNIRLDTIFDEAQDRYGLMQVGWDRGKRVRGNLIYITLSGEKVIVEYDGMDSGITQDLIDNGIPEADIILAFVPQQDSQLSA from the coding sequence ATGGATAAAACAAATCAATACCGTCAAATAGTCAAGCAAGTAATAACCCAGTACTCACACCTCAAACCGTCCCATGGCAACATAAGGCTAGACACTATATTTGATGAAGCCCAAGATAGATATGGTTTGATGCAAGTAGGTTGGGATCGAGGAAAACGAGTCAGGGGTAATCTAATTTATATAACGCTGTCAGGTGAAAAAGTTATTGTTGAGTACGATGGAATGGACTCAGGGATTACTCAAGATTTAATAGATAACGGTATTCCCGAAGCAGATATTATTCTAGCTTTTGTACCTCAGCAAGATAGTCAGCTTTCAGCATAA
- a CDS encoding ribbon-helix-helix domain-containing protein: MPRQSISLTPPNDAWLKAQVESQEYASKSDVVNDLIRKARAKQEKVEEIRLKLIQAEQSGFITPNRQEILAEFKKVLDSNG; encoded by the coding sequence ATGCCCCGTCAAAGCATTTCACTTACACCCCCGAATGATGCCTGGTTAAAAGCACAAGTGGAGAGTCAGGAATATGCCAGTAAAAGCGATGTGGTGAACGACCTGATACGTAAGGCTCGTGCCAAACAAGAGAAAGTTGAAGAAATCCGCCTCAAGCTAATTCAAGCAGAGCAAAGCGGCTTTATCACCCCTAACCGTCAGGAAATTCTGGCAGAATTTAAGAAAGTATTGGATTCTAATGGCTAA
- a CDS encoding type II toxin-antitoxin system RelE/ParE family toxin encodes MANYRLTQAAKEDLRQIYFYGLETWGEAAADQYYNDLFDRFEQIAAQPYLYPSVDFIRKGYRRSVCGVNSIYYRIENDVVEIMAILRSQDTDTELEF; translated from the coding sequence ATGGCTAATTACAGATTGACGCAAGCGGCTAAGGAAGACTTGCGGCAAATTTATTTTTATGGCTTAGAGACATGGGGCGAAGCAGCCGCAGACCAGTACTATAATGACCTTTTTGACCGCTTTGAGCAGATAGCTGCACAGCCCTATTTATACCCCTCTGTTGATTTTATCCGCAAAGGCTATCGCCGCAGCGTATGTGGTGTGAATAGCATCTATTACCGTATTGAAAACGATGTGGTTGAAATCATGGCAATCCTTAGAAGCCAAGATACTGACACAGAGCTTGAATTTTAA
- a CDS encoding WD40 repeat domain-containing protein, whose protein sequence is MSFSPDGKTLASASLDKTIKLWNFHTKTEITTLSDHSDSVFTILLSPDGQTLASTGGDKAVIL, encoded by the coding sequence GTGAGTTTCAGTCCCGATGGCAAAACTTTAGCTTCCGCCAGTTTAGACAAGACCATCAAACTGTGGAATTTCCACACCAAAACCGAAATCACCACTCTCAGCGATCATAGCGATTCGGTCTTCACAATTCTTCTTAGCCCTGATGGACAAACTCTTGCTTCTACTGGTGGAGATAAAGCAGTTATTCTATAG
- a CDS encoding nucleotidyl transferase AbiEii/AbiGii toxin family protein yields the protein MASRPDKRRELCPDHMLNPQKLPFLESIGWQLKNVYQMSEKEIVQLYQRNWHHQTTFNNLKQEEKDFVHYLAKKYNSWILPDFEMFNLAHHNNILKILNAFNPEVFKKASAYFGGGTLLALEYDEYRLSKDIDFLFPYATENYRYLRNLIYDEGIVALFQSTTDIELGDTTINQYGIRFPVVVNETTIKVEIVANGIFTLDPPVYPEWTKIPCLSISDRFTSKLMANADRWNDSSTQSRDLIDLAILRVNNEIPARAIAKAEESYEVKKPLVKAITNFTEKERYRDKCFQELNIPEEKFPIIMDGINLLLVDFESMN from the coding sequence TTGGCAAGCCGTCCCGATAAACGTCGTGAGTTATGTCCCGATCATATGCTCAATCCACAAAAGCTACCATTTCTAGAGTCTATTGGTTGGCAGCTAAAAAATGTATATCAAATGAGTGAGAAAGAAATTGTTCAATTGTATCAACGCAATTGGCATCATCAAACTACCTTCAACAATTTAAAACAAGAAGAAAAGGATTTTGTTCATTATTTAGCAAAAAAATATAACTCTTGGATATTACCGGATTTTGAAATGTTTAATCTCGCTCATCACAATAATATACTTAAAATCCTTAATGCTTTCAATCCAGAAGTTTTCAAAAAAGCTTCTGCATACTTTGGTGGTGGTACACTCTTGGCGTTAGAGTATGATGAATACAGGCTTAGTAAAGATATTGATTTTCTCTTCCCTTATGCAACTGAAAATTACAGGTATTTAAGAAATTTGATTTACGATGAAGGAATTGTAGCATTATTTCAAAGTACAACAGATATCGAATTAGGTGACACTACAATAAATCAATATGGTATTCGTTTCCCTGTTGTAGTCAATGAAACAACTATTAAAGTAGAAATTGTAGCCAATGGTATTTTTACTTTAGACCCTCCTGTTTATCCTGAATGGACAAAAATTCCTTGTCTGAGTATAAGCGATCGCTTTACGTCAAAACTAATGGCTAATGCTGACCGATGGAACGATTCAAGTACACAATCTAGAGATTTGATTGACTTAGCAATATTGCGTGTAAATAACGAAATACCCGCACGTGCAATCGCTAAAGCTGAAGAAAGTTACGAAGTAAAAAAGCCATTAGTTAAAGCCATCACTAATTTTACTGAAAAAGAAAGATATAGAGATAAATGTTTTCAGGAGTTAAACATACCAGAAGAAAAATTTCCAATAATAATGGATGGAATAAATTTGCTTCTTGTTGACTTTGAATCTATGAATTAA
- a CDS encoding type I restriction enzyme HsdR N-terminal domain-containing protein, producing the protein MVQIIQGKEVTLVDLVEKFNLQRSQDEQFFREWQDNLPELSESDKQTLIEVKAEYLHLSQYTILEPVVKMVVLSPLLRLAGFYKSPFYIASEREVEISSEDEETIIRGRIDILVFQPPFWVLVIEAKRAEYSLVPAIPQALTYMLTNLTPEKPAFGFVTNGSEFRFIKLVLAQTPQYALSDLFALDSRDDIDNVVKILKRLAQFVSQQ; encoded by the coding sequence ATGGTTCAAATTATCCAAGGCAAAGAAGTTACCCTAGTCGATCTCGTAGAGAAATTTAATTTACAACGTTCACAAGATGAACAATTCTTCCGAGAGTGGCAAGATAATCTACCAGAATTAAGCGAATCCGACAAGCAAACCCTCATTGAAGTCAAAGCAGAATATCTCCATCTTTCCCAATACACCATATTAGAACCTGTCGTCAAAATGGTAGTACTATCACCACTCTTGCGGCTTGCAGGTTTTTACAAATCCCCTTTCTACATTGCTTCAGAGCGAGAAGTTGAAATTTCTTCAGAAGACGAAGAAACAATTATCAGAGGACGTATCGATATCTTGGTTTTTCAACCTCCATTCTGGGTTCTTGTTATTGAAGCAAAACGAGCAGAATATTCCTTAGTTCCAGCGATTCCACAAGCATTGACTTATATGTTAACTAATTTAACTCCAGAAAAACCTGCTTTTGGATTTGTAACAAATGGCAGTGAGTTTAGATTTATTAAACTTGTGCTAGCACAAACCCCTCAATATGCTCTATCTGATTTGTTCGCCTTAGATAGCCGTGATGATATAGATAATGTCGTAAAAATCTTAAAGCGTTTAGCTCAATTTGTCTCTCAACAATAA
- a CDS encoding NAD(P)-dependent alcohol dehydrogenase, which yields MKAAVIRQYGSPEVLQYEEVEPPKIQPTELLVKVRASCINPVDWKIRKGMLKFITGNKFPIILGFDLSGDVVEVGSQVKQFKPGDAIYANVGVKGGAYAEFTAVPETSAALKPTNMTYEEAASVPVAGLTALQSLRDLGNIQPGHAVLVNGASGGVGTYAVQIAKALGAEVTAICSTKNVDLVKSLGADRIVDYTQQDFTEETLQYDIILDAVAKQSFSSCQKVLKPNGTYVTTLPSFESVVKNILTVILPGKKARNVLAVPRTQDLAYLKELSEVGKLRTIIDRTYPLQEIVAAHTYSESERAVGKIAIRLSSV from the coding sequence ATGAAAGCAGCAGTTATCCGCCAATACGGTTCCCCGGAAGTTTTGCAGTATGAAGAAGTGGAACCACCAAAGATTCAACCTACAGAATTGCTCGTTAAAGTCCGCGCCTCTTGCATCAATCCTGTTGATTGGAAAATCCGCAAGGGAATGTTGAAATTTATTACGGGAAATAAATTCCCCATAATTTTGGGATTTGATTTGTCAGGAGATGTTGTAGAAGTCGGTTCCCAAGTTAAACAATTTAAGCCGGGAGATGCAATTTACGCCAACGTTGGTGTAAAGGGAGGGGCTTACGCCGAATTTACAGCCGTTCCTGAAACAAGTGCTGCACTCAAACCCACAAATATGACATATGAGGAAGCCGCTTCCGTACCTGTCGCAGGGCTGACGGCTTTGCAATCGTTACGGGACTTGGGTAATATTCAACCAGGACACGCTGTTCTCGTTAATGGTGCTTCTGGTGGTGTCGGAACCTACGCCGTACAAATTGCTAAAGCTTTAGGAGCAGAAGTGACAGCCATCTGCAGTACAAAAAACGTGGATTTGGTAAAATCTTTGGGAGCAGACCGAATCGTTGACTATACGCAACAAGACTTTACCGAGGAGACCCTACAGTACGATATTATCTTAGACGCGGTTGCCAAGCAGTCATTTTCTAGCTGTCAAAAAGTTCTTAAACCAAATGGAACTTATGTAACTACACTCCCTAGCTTTGAAAGTGTAGTAAAAAATATCTTGACAGTCATCCTTCCTGGGAAAAAAGCTAGGAATGTTTTAGCAGTACCCAGAACTCAAGACTTGGCTTACCTCAAAGAATTGAGCGAGGTGGGTAAACTAAGAACTATTATTGACCGCACATATCCCTTACAAGAAATCGTCGCCGCTCATACTTATAGTGAGAGCGAACGCGCCGTGGGCAAAATTGCGATACGGCTGTCTTCCGTTTAA
- a CDS encoding CO2 hydration protein: MVQTSDRSVNKLPPSTHEFAEVVHRLEAGGSMLPDTPENLMQIIGIYKAYAVPMDFYWRDLLYIAERVFLNPFPFFKYFLPKEYLERHNHYAGDGADLRVWRGEAIAHPELLAFMEKGETFKMPKLFHHLFHDRINMEFAEACMRAMLWHRHMYEPMNKFDGYLDSEEYKANADRAIRAYFQGNPVMMGLYKLFPDMFLEQCRQMSYYANLGLFWEVMAPVFFEMSDIYDEGGFKGVPDAMNFLVNGIFAVANRPIYHHVYIRGECYEIIPKSKGFTWLYEAALPYVEAVFYRTAPFRGTKSYNAQAGQVPDKQEDFHYGILYADVFPVGTAGIPPTLLMQDMLHFLPQYLVEYYKKYCRGEDDMLIQLGISFQRSMYNVTSAVIQALRTALSHPLDDPNPEHLQANREFFEAQLNRFCRPEYGMRNAARLRDIQRQDYR; the protein is encoded by the coding sequence ATGGTACAAACATCAGATAGATCTGTAAATAAGTTACCTCCTTCTACTCATGAATTTGCAGAAGTCGTTCATCGTTTGGAAGCTGGTGGTTCTATGTTACCGGATACACCAGAAAACCTGATGCAAATTATTGGTATTTATAAAGCTTATGCAGTACCGATGGATTTTTACTGGCGGGACTTGCTTTATATTGCCGAACGTGTTTTTCTAAACCCGTTTCCTTTTTTTAAATACTTCTTGCCTAAAGAGTATTTAGAGCGTCACAATCACTATGCTGGTGATGGTGCTGATTTGCGAGTTTGGCGTGGTGAAGCAATTGCTCATCCCGAACTTTTGGCATTTATGGAAAAGGGTGAAACCTTCAAAATGCCAAAGTTATTCCATCACTTGTTTCACGATCGCATCAACATGGAATTTGCGGAAGCTTGTATGCGGGCTATGCTTTGGCATCGTCATATGTACGAGCCAATGAATAAATTTGATGGTTATTTGGATAGTGAAGAGTATAAAGCCAATGCAGACAGGGCTATTAGGGCATATTTCCAAGGTAATCCCGTCATGATGGGACTGTACAAGCTGTTTCCAGATATGTTTTTAGAACAGTGCCGTCAGATGTCTTACTATGCTAATCTGGGTTTGTTCTGGGAAGTTATGGCACCCGTTTTCTTTGAGATGTCAGACATCTATGATGAAGGTGGATTTAAAGGTGTCCCAGATGCAATGAATTTTTTGGTGAATGGAATTTTTGCGGTCGCAAATCGTCCAATTTACCACCATGTTTATATTCGAGGTGAATGCTACGAAATTATCCCCAAATCTAAAGGCTTTACCTGGCTTTACGAAGCAGCATTACCCTACGTCGAAGCTGTGTTTTATCGTACTGCTCCTTTCCGTGGTACAAAATCTTACAATGCTCAGGCGGGTCAAGTTCCTGATAAGCAGGAGGATTTCCATTATGGTATTCTTTATGCCGATGTATTTCCTGTTGGTACAGCAGGTATTCCACCAACACTATTAATGCAAGATATGTTGCATTTCTTGCCTCAGTATCTTGTTGAGTATTACAAAAAATATTGCCGAGGTGAAGATGATATGTTGATTCAGTTGGGAATTAGTTTTCAACGATCAATGTACAATGTTACGTCTGCGGTTATTCAAGCTTTGCGAACTGCACTTTCACACCCTTTAGACGATCCAAATCCAGAGCATTTACAAGCTAATCGGGAATTTTTTGAAGCACAACTCAATCGATTTTGTCGTCCTGAATATGGTATGCGTAATGCAGCTCGTTTGCGAGATATTCAGCGACAGGATTATCGTTAG
- a CDS encoding NADH-quinone oxidoreductase subunit M — protein sequence MLSVLIWLPIVAAAFIAYLPLNIPANRIRLGALTLSGIVLLWNLFILLKFDINNPGMQLREYLPWNEVLGLNYQLGVDGISILMLILNSLLTWIAIYSSSQQIERPRLFYSLILFVSGGVAGAFLAENLLLFFLFYELELIPFYLLISIWGGQKRGYAGMKFLIYTAVSGAIILATFLGVVWLSGSSSFNYDALSTQALSTALQVTLLLGIILGFGIKIPLIPLHTWLPDAYVEASAPIAILLGGVLAKLGTYGILRFGMALFPHAWSILAPSLAIWGAVSAIYGAVVAIAQKDIKRMVAYSSIGHMGYIFLAVAASTNLALVGAVAQMVSHGIILAILFHLVGVVEAKVGTRELDKLNGLMSPIRGLPLTSALLVLGGMASAGIPGMTGFIAEFIVFQGSFSVFPIPTLLCVVATGLTAVYFVILINRTCFGRLDSNLAYYPQVQWHEKMPALILAALIVFLGVQPAWLVRWIEPTTAMVAAIPALEKTVTPQLVVHRLNSDG from the coding sequence ATGCTCAGTGTTTTAATTTGGCTCCCAATTGTTGCGGCTGCTTTTATAGCATACTTGCCTCTAAATATTCCTGCCAATCGTATTCGTTTAGGAGCATTAACCCTTTCTGGAATAGTTCTTCTCTGGAATCTTTTCATCCTCCTGAAATTTGACATTAACAATCCAGGAATGCAACTACGAGAGTATTTACCCTGGAATGAAGTCCTCGGCTTAAATTATCAACTTGGGGTTGATGGAATTTCCATTTTGATGCTGATTTTAAATAGTTTGCTCACCTGGATTGCAATTTACAGTAGCAGTCAGCAGATTGAACGCCCCCGGCTTTTCTATTCCCTGATTTTATTCGTGAGCGGTGGAGTTGCGGGCGCATTTTTGGCAGAGAATTTACTGCTGTTTTTCCTGTTCTATGAACTCGAACTGATACCCTTTTATCTACTGATTTCCATTTGGGGCGGTCAAAAACGAGGCTACGCTGGAATGAAATTCCTGATATATACTGCTGTTTCCGGAGCTATAATTCTGGCAACTTTCTTAGGTGTAGTTTGGCTCAGTGGCTCCTCTAGCTTTAATTATGATGCACTTTCCACCCAAGCCCTATCAACGGCACTGCAAGTGACTCTGTTACTGGGAATCATACTAGGTTTTGGTATCAAAATTCCTCTGATTCCCTTACACACTTGGTTACCAGATGCTTACGTTGAAGCTTCCGCCCCAATCGCCATTCTTCTTGGTGGTGTGTTAGCAAAGCTAGGAACCTACGGGATTTTGAGGTTTGGGATGGCGCTGTTTCCCCACGCTTGGAGTATTCTCGCCCCATCTTTGGCAATTTGGGGAGCAGTCAGTGCTATTTACGGAGCTGTAGTCGCGATCGCTCAAAAAGATATCAAGCGCATGGTGGCATATAGTTCTATTGGGCATATGGGTTACATTTTCCTCGCTGTTGCTGCTAGCACCAACTTAGCACTCGTCGGTGCGGTTGCCCAAATGGTGAGCCACGGTATTATCCTCGCTATCCTCTTCCATTTGGTGGGAGTCGTAGAAGCTAAGGTGGGAACCCGCGAGTTAGATAAACTCAATGGTTTGATGAGTCCCATACGCGGTTTACCCCTCACCAGCGCCCTACTTGTTTTAGGCGGAATGGCTAGCGCAGGGATTCCAGGTATGACAGGATTTATTGCTGAATTTATTGTCTTCCAGGGCAGTTTCTCTGTTTTTCCGATTCCTACATTATTGTGTGTAGTCGCAACGGGTTTAACTGCTGTCTACTTTGTCATCCTCATCAATCGTACCTGTTTCGGCAGACTCGACAGCAATCTTGCTTATTACCCTCAAGTTCAATGGCATGAGAAAATGCCAGCTCTTATTTTAGCAGCTCTAATCGTGTTCTTAGGAGTACAACCCGCCTGGTTAGTGCGTTGGATAGAACCGACAACAGCAATGGTTGCAGCAATACCTGCTTTGGAAAAAACTGTCACTCCGCAATTAGTAGTCCACCGTCTTAATTCTGATGGGTGA
- a CDS encoding carbonic anhydrase codes for MNRIVSRRNLLKLGAGAVGTGVVTAGVGSDLVFPQKAVANDDTTPEQALQLLIEGNDRFVTRKRKNPNQTFTRLVEVAKGQKPFAAILGCADSRVPSEIIFDQGFGDLFVCRVAGNIATPEETGSLEFGTLVLGSKVIMVLGHKRCGAVEATIKGAQVPGQIATLLAAIKPGIELSKNQPGDKLENACKANILTQIEKLKTSSLLSQLVLDKKLIIVGGYYDLDTGRVILLS; via the coding sequence ATGAACAGAATTGTTTCCAGAAGAAATTTACTGAAGTTAGGTGCAGGAGCAGTAGGTACGGGAGTAGTCACAGCAGGAGTCGGCTCTGATTTAGTTTTTCCGCAAAAAGCAGTTGCCAACGATGATACGACTCCCGAGCAAGCGCTGCAACTACTTATAGAGGGGAATGACCGATTTGTCACAAGAAAACGAAAAAACCCCAATCAAACTTTTACGCGTCTGGTAGAAGTTGCCAAAGGTCAGAAACCGTTTGCTGCTATTCTCGGTTGTGCAGATTCACGGGTTCCTTCAGAGATTATTTTTGACCAAGGATTTGGAGATTTGTTTGTCTGTCGTGTGGCTGGTAATATTGCAACGCCAGAAGAAACTGGTAGTCTGGAATTTGGCACTTTAGTATTAGGTTCAAAAGTCATTATGGTGCTGGGGCATAAAAGATGTGGTGCGGTAGAAGCCACAATCAAAGGTGCTCAAGTTCCAGGTCAAATTGCTACTTTACTAGCTGCTATTAAACCGGGCATAGAATTATCCAAGAATCAACCTGGAGATAAGTTAGAAAATGCCTGTAAAGCCAACATTTTGACACAAATAGAAAAGTTAAAAACATCTTCACTTCTCTCACAATTAGTTCTTGATAAAAAACTAATCATTGTGGGCGGTTATTATGATTTAGATACTGGTCGTGTTATCCTACTTAGTTAG
- a CDS encoding NAD(P)H-quinone oxidoreductase subunit F, whose translation MAQFLLETVWLVPCYALIGGLLAVPWSPGIVRRTGPRPAGYVNLIMTFFAFVHAALALRAIWNQPSYEISIPWLSTAGLNLSIDLEISSVSVGAMVVIAGLNLLAQIFALGYMEMEWGWARFYSLLGLFEAGLCALALCNNLFFSYVILEMLTLGTYLLVGFWFSQPLVVTGARDAFLTKRVGDLFLLMGVLAIWPIAGTWNYTELANWAATTNVNPTSIALVGLALVAGPMGKCAQFPLHLWLDEAMEGPVPSTILRNSVVVASGAWVLIKLQPVLSLSPIVSSAMVAIGVVTVFGASIIAIAQIDIKRCLSYSVSTYMGLVFIAVGTQQDEAALLLVLTHALCAALLVMSTGGIIWNSITQNVTQLGGLWSRRPMSGLAYIIGTLGLIGFPPLGSFWALLKLASGLWEIKPWLVGVIIAVNAFTAFSLTREFCLIFGGKPKPMSERSPEVHWPMVLPMMILLGFVLHLPLVLQSLSLLPSWASLNKNAALLLMWSSVFGCSISSVVYLSNIIPKPVRLPWKPLQDLIAYDFYTPKLYRMSIILSVDLLSKLADLVDRFVVDGFVNLVGLASIGSGERLKYITSGQTQFYAFTVLLGVGVFGMLVTWPHWGTQLLNMMF comes from the coding sequence ATGGCTCAATTTCTGCTTGAAACGGTTTGGTTAGTTCCTTGCTACGCCTTAATTGGTGGGCTTTTAGCCGTCCCTTGGTCGCCGGGAATTGTTCGACGTACCGGACCAAGACCTGCGGGCTATGTCAATTTAATTATGACATTTTTCGCGTTTGTCCATGCTGCTTTGGCATTAAGAGCAATTTGGAATCAGCCATCTTATGAAATATCCATACCTTGGTTGAGTACTGCTGGTTTAAACCTCTCCATTGATTTAGAAATTTCTTCAGTGAGTGTAGGTGCAATGGTGGTGATTGCTGGCTTGAATTTGCTGGCGCAGATTTTCGCCCTTGGCTACATGGAGATGGAATGGGGCTGGGCGCGCTTTTATTCTTTATTGGGCTTGTTTGAAGCGGGACTTTGCGCTCTAGCCCTTTGCAACAACTTATTCTTTAGCTATGTAATTCTGGAAATGCTGACTTTAGGAACCTACTTGCTAGTTGGGTTCTGGTTTAGCCAACCACTGGTTGTCACGGGTGCTAGAGATGCTTTCTTGACTAAGCGGGTGGGAGACTTATTTCTGCTGATGGGAGTGCTGGCAATTTGGCCTATAGCCGGAACTTGGAATTACACCGAATTAGCTAATTGGGCGGCGACTACCAACGTCAACCCAACATCGATCGCACTGGTAGGTTTGGCACTTGTTGCAGGACCGATGGGCAAATGTGCTCAATTTCCCCTGCATCTATGGTTGGATGAGGCAATGGAAGGACCTGTTCCCAGCACCATTTTACGGAACTCGGTAGTCGTCGCGAGCGGCGCTTGGGTACTCATTAAACTGCAACCTGTTTTGAGTTTGTCGCCCATAGTTTCTTCAGCAATGGTAGCTATTGGTGTGGTGACGGTGTTTGGTGCTTCAATCATTGCGATCGCCCAAATTGATATCAAACGCTGCTTATCTTATTCAGTCAGCACTTATATGGGTTTGGTGTTTATTGCAGTAGGTACGCAGCAAGACGAAGCCGCACTATTGTTGGTACTCACCCACGCCCTGTGTGCAGCATTGTTGGTCATGAGTACTGGTGGGATTATATGGAACAGTATTACACAAAACGTTACCCAATTGGGTGGATTGTGGTCGCGTCGTCCGATGTCAGGGCTTGCCTATATTATTGGAACCTTGGGATTAATTGGTTTTCCTCCCTTGGGAAGCTTTTGGGCATTACTGAAATTAGCTTCAGGACTCTGGGAAATTAAACCTTGGCTGGTAGGAGTGATAATAGCAGTTAATGCTTTCACAGCTTTCAGTTTAACAAGAGAATTCTGTCTGATTTTTGGTGGTAAACCCAAGCCAATGAGCGAGCGATCTCCAGAAGTTCACTGGCCTATGGTTCTACCAATGATGATTTTGCTAGGTTTTGTTCTACATCTGCCTTTAGTGTTGCAAAGCTTATCACTTCTACCGAGTTGGGCAAGTCTTAATAAAAATGCCGCCTTACTACTGATGTGGTCAAGTGTTTTTGGTTGCAGCATTAGTAGCGTTGTTTATCTAAGCAATATCATTCCCAAACCCGTTCGCCTTCCTTGGAAACCTTTGCAAGACTTAATTGCCTACGACTTTTACACACCAAAACTTTATCGCATGAGCATAATTTTGAGTGTTGACCTGCTTTCTAAATTGGCAGATCTTGTTGACCGTTTTGTAGTCGATGGCTTTGTTAACTTAGTAGGTTTAGCTTCTATTGGTAGTGGCGAAAGACTCAAGTACATCACCTCCGGACAAACTCAGTTTTATGCTTTTACAGTCCTACTAGGTGTTGGTGTTTTTGGAATGCTCGTCACTTGGCCACATTGGGGAACTCAGTTGTTAAACATGATGTTTTAA
- the cysE gene encoding serine O-acetyltransferase, which yields MQQSLDHIQNSKPTKMPEFATINLLRAILTGVFFEPLLTDFRIIFERDPAARNWLEVLFCYPGLHALCLHRIAHWLHRQKVTFLPRFISYLGRFFTGIEIHPGAEIGKGVFIDHGVGVVIGETAIVGDYSLIYQGVTLGGTGKESGKRHPTLGKNVVVGAGAKVLGNIHIEDRVRIGAGSVVLRDVPSDSTVVGIPGRIISHKQDERLSPLEHGKLPDIEARMIRSLVERIELLEQRLQTFHSSAKEKQLVTKEH from the coding sequence ATGCAACAGTCCCTCGACCATATCCAAAATTCCAAACCTACAAAAATGCCAGAATTTGCCACCATTAACTTACTGAGAGCAATACTGACTGGCGTTTTTTTTGAACCACTCTTAACGGATTTTCGCATCATATTTGAGCGAGATCCAGCCGCACGTAACTGGTTAGAGGTGCTTTTTTGCTACCCTGGGTTGCATGCACTTTGCTTGCATCGTATTGCCCACTGGTTACACCGTCAGAAAGTGACTTTTCTCCCCCGCTTTATTTCTTATTTGGGGCGGTTTTTCACTGGAATTGAGATTCATCCTGGTGCAGAAATAGGCAAAGGTGTATTTATCGACCACGGTGTGGGAGTTGTCATTGGAGAAACCGCCATAGTCGGAGACTACAGTTTGATTTACCAAGGTGTTACCCTTGGAGGAACAGGCAAAGAAAGCGGTAAGCGCCATCCCACCTTGGGTAAAAATGTTGTTGTTGGCGCTGGCGCAAAAGTCTTAGGCAATATTCACATCGAGGATCGCGTCCGTATAGGTGCAGGTTCAGTTGTTTTGCGGGATGTCCCTTCAGATTCCACTGTCGTAGGAATTCCAGGTCGCATTATTTCCCACAAGCAAGACGAACGCCTTTCTCCCCTAGAGCATGGAAAGCTACCTGATATAGAAGCTCGTATGATTCGCTCATTGGTAGAGCGTATTGAGCTACTCGAACAAAGGCTGCAAACTTTTCACTCATCAGCAAAGGAAAAACAATTGGTAACTAAGGAACATTAA
- a CDS encoding Asr1405/Asl0597 family protein, which yields MLQPCREQNSSEHILEIPVCDRWRIYHRLQELTIPCWCPSDGSLRVQIDGCLTAFLVRSTVLQLSATRQELIDWLERCWQP from the coding sequence ATGTTGCAACCTTGTAGAGAGCAAAATTCAAGCGAGCATATTCTTGAGATTCCTGTATGCGATCGCTGGCGGATCTATCACCGCTTGCAAGAATTGACGATTCCGTGTTGGTGTCCCTCCGATGGTTCTCTGCGGGTACAAATTGATGGATGTCTGACAGCATTTCTCGTTCGCAGCACTGTCTTGCAATTGAGCGCAACTCGCCAAGAATTAATTGATTGGTTGGAGCGATGCTGGCAACCTTAA
- a CDS encoding DUF2949 domain-containing protein — protein MRSRSGCFAASLLAQAVPGLSRSASCTQLIALRKHELDNGPLAMLLWQYGLVDIEQLERIFDWLETNQ, from the coding sequence TTGCGTTCGCGAAGCGGCTGCTTTGCAGCATCGCTCTTAGCGCAAGCCGTACCCGGCTTATCGCGAAGCGCAAGCTGTACCCAGCTTATCGCACTGAGAAAACACGAGTTAGATAACGGACCATTAGCGATGCTGCTCTGGCAGTACGGATTAGTTGACATAGAACAATTAGAACGAATTTTCGATTGGTTGGAGACCAATCAGTGA